ACCGGTTGAAAACATTGGCGAAACTCGATCTCACCGAGAGGCGGCGTCCCCAGGTCGGACAGATCAAATTGGAACAGGGCAAACGGGATGAAGCCCGAACGGTGGAATTCTATCTCAATGTTATGCCGACGCGTGAGGGTGAGGCGATCACCATCCGGATAACGGAATGCAATGAGGTGAGAAAATCTCTTGATGATCTCCAATTCTGCAGTGATGTCCTTCCCCGTCTCTATGATATTGTACAAGCACCTCACGGCATCTTCCTTTGCACCGGCCCCTCTTCATCCGGCAAATCGACGACATTATGGGCCGCCGCTGATTTCTTAAACGCCAAGGGGCGCAAGGTAGTCGCGATTTCGACACGCCCCGGCCCGGTCATCTCCAATATCCTGCGGGTGCCGATGCCGCAGGAGGGATCGCCCGATTTTCCGATCCTGCTTGAGCATGTCGATAAGCTGGATCCCGATGTGATACTGATCGATGAAATTCAATCGTCCGATACGGCCGAGTGGGTTGTCGAATGGGCTCGATCGGGACGGAAGGTCTTGGCCTCGCTGCGGTCAATGGGCTCGCGCGCCGCGATGGGCACCTTCAATCGTTTGGCGGGGGACGAATTGGGGTTGGGTGAACATTTATCGGGTCTGGTCGGCCAGAGGCTTCTGCGCGCCGTCTGCCCCGATTGCTCAAAGGAATACTCACCGGATCAGAAGATCATCGCACGGCTTGGAGATCTCCTGCCCGCCGAGGCCCAATGGCGCAGCGGCGAGGGATGCGCGCAGTGCGGCTTTACCGGCATCCGCGGACGAATCCCGGTGGTCGAGATGTGGATCCCCGGACCGACGCGGAATGTAACCCCGTGGTTTCAAGAATCGCAGGACGAGGCTGGTTCGGGGGGATGGTCCTATACTCTGGGCGGCGCGCCGCGCCCGATTATAGAAGCGATCACCCAAGTGGTGGATGCGATCGGCGCCGCGGCGAGGGGAAAGATAACATTGGAAGAGGTGGTCCGGTCCTTTGACTTCTGGGAACTCGGTGCGACTTCGACCCTGATGCCCTCTGGACGAGCGGCGTTGCAATCCGGGGAGCCGGGCGGTAGGGCCGCCGCTTAGATGGGCGCAGGACCGGGCGGTTGGATTGGATCGCCCGGCGTACTCAATCAGATTCTTCGAACAACTGAGCCTGAAATGTGTAAAATATCGTTTCAGGCTCTTTCCATGCCCTTTCCCGCAACCCTGCCTTTTGTGAAAGATGGGTCAGCGTCGTGTGAAGATCCCATCCTTGTTCCGTCGCCACCTGCGGCAGGAAGACGGCCCGGTAGGGACCCTGCTCCAGAAGGATGCCGTCGCGTCCGATGACGATCTCTTTGATATCCGCGACCGGTTTCATGGGTGTCAGAACCGAGATCTCAATCCGGACGTGCGGCAGTTCATCTTTGGTCAATGGTGAGAAACGCGGATCGTGAAAGGCGGACTGGATAGCTTGATGGGCGACACCCTCGGCGAGGGGCTCATGCCCGGCGATTGACCCGATGCATCCCCGGAGGCGGTTCCGAAGTTGGAGAGTGACAAAGACGCCCCGCTCTTCTTCGAGGGGGCCCCCGGTAAACTCATTGGGGAGCGGCTTGCTTTTGCTCCTCCCGAGGGCAAAAGTCTCTTCGAGCGTTTGGCGCGCCAGATTGAGAAGATACGCCTGTTCTTCCTTTGAAAGTTTTTTCTCTGGATTTTCGTCAGTTGGAATTTCGTCAGTTATATCTTTCTCAAGCGTATTTCCATCAGGGGCCGCATCAGAACCCGCCTGTTGGAAGAGGATCGCCGCATAGCTCACGGAAGAGCTGAAATCGCCGTTGATATCGCCGGAACGAGTATAATTCAACAATTGCCCTTCAAAATTCAACGGCGGCGTCTGTGCGTCCGCCAGGCGTTTCACCAGGGTGAGAACAATCCCCACCGGTTCGTAGCCGCAAACGGTAATGCCGGTGTTGCGATAATACCTTGTCCATCCCGCCGGATCGATTTTCAGCGCCTGCGCCACGGCGCCCATATCAAGCTTCTTTAGATTTTCGGGGATCTCATCCGAGAAGGGAGTATAGCCGAACCGGTCGCCGAAATGTGTAAAGTCGGTGCTGGCGATGATCAATGTTTCATTGTTGATCCAGGGGAGCAGAGATCCGGCGATCCCGTCCCAGTCGGCCGGATCGGTTCCCTGCACCACCAGATCGACCAGCTTCCATCGACCCCTCAGCACTGTTTGGAGAAAGGGGAGTTGAATCTCATCGGCGTGCTCTTCCCGATGCGCCCCTTTGACGGTCTTGAAGCCGGGACGCGTCAACAGCTCTGCGACCATCAGACGGTCAATCGGCACCCGGCCGAGGGGGGTTTCATAGGCATCGATGGGAAGGGTGGAGATGCCCCGAACCGAGGCATGGTGGCTTGGGGCGAGAAGGATGACACGCCGGATTCGATCTGCCACGGGGCCCTGTAGGGATCGGTAGAGATGCGCCGCGCACGGGCCGGACCACTGATAGCCGGCGTGCGGGGTTACGATCGCCGCCGGAAGGTGTTGCAACTCAACGGGGTCCTTGACACTGTCAAGGAGCTCCTGGATTTCCCGTTGCAAGGCCGGAGGATGAGCGGAATACCACCGCCCGGCGATCGCCGAGGCGCGAACAACTTGAGATTCATGGGGATAAGGAATTTCAGGGTCCTTGTCTGAGCCGCCCATCGTCTGGTCTCCTCTGCCGGACTGTTTTGTCGCAATGAATTCATTATTAAGGCTCCAGCCCACTGGATCCATAGATAAAGATCGTGTGACCGGCAAATGAAACGAAGTTTTGGGTGGAAAAATAGGAAGATGGGATACACCCTACTTGACTCTCGCGGTGATTTCTTGGTATCCTTTAATTGCTAGAATAAAGCTGGGTGCTCAAGGCGTTTTGATAATTTGAGTACCGAGCTCCATTGAGGAATGGGACGGCTTATCGGAGCTGTCCCTTTCCTCGTTTTTGAGAATTAATGAGCTGGTATTTGAAATTCCGGAAAGACGTAACTCAAGATTGTCACAAGGGCATAGACCGCCAGAAGCACAATTCCGAATCCCCGTTTCATCTGATCGCCGGACGCCATAACCCCCACACGGAAGACGATGAGAACACCGAGCATCGCGGGAAAGAGCAGCCGGAAGAAATGAGGACCCGCCTGCAATCCGCCGCCGGTGACCGCGGCCGCGGCGCCCGCCACAAAGAGAACATTCAGGATATCGGCTCCGACGATATTCCCGATCGCCAATTCGCCATGACCCTTGCGGGCCGCCGTCACGGCGGTGACCAGCTCAGGCAGGGATGTGCCGAAGGCGACCAGGGTCGCGGCGATGACACTGTCGGGGACATGAAGGCGCAAGGCCGCCTCGGTTACCCCGGGAATCAGGAGGCGGGCGGAACCGACGACAAGGATGATGGCGCCGATGAGTTTTAAAACGATGAGAAGGTTGGACTTTTGCGCACCCGCTTCTTCAAACGCCTCAAGATTCACCGCACCAGCCTGCCGGGACCAGCGCACCGAGAGCCACATATAGGCGGCCAGAAGGGCGAGAAAGACAAACCCCATGAACTGCGGGAGGTTGCCGCCGGCGACAAAAATACCGCGGGGATTTAACTTGGAGCTGAATATGGGAATGCAGGCGAGAACGAGCAGGAGCCCCGCGCCGAGTTGAATCCAGCCTTGCCGGTTGACGATGCGGCGATCTAATGTTAAAGGTGCGATGATCGCCGCGAGACCGAGGATCAAGCCGGTGTCGCAGATGATCGATCCGACGGCATTGCCGAGGGCGAGACCGGGATTTCCTTGAATGGCCGCAAGGACGGAGACGGCCACTTCGGGCGCGGTGGTGCCGATACTGACGATGGTCGCCCCAATGACGATTTTCGGAATACCCGATCGTTCCGAGAGGGTGACCGCTTCAACGACCAGCCAGTCGGCGCCTTTGCCGAGCAGTGATAGGGCGACGGCGATCCAGAGTCCCAGAAGGGACCAGTGGAGTTGACCGATAAAGTGATTGAGGGCTTCTTCCATCACATCCCTGTGTTGTTGGTTCCGCTACCGCCCGCGAGATGATACTTCAAGATACAATAAGATAATCGGTTGTTTCTCGATAATTCCACTCTGTCAATTGCCGGCGGATCAGATCCCTCGCGCCATGCACACCGACACAAACAAGGAGTTTTTGATGAGCGACCGGCCCCCCTTTGAGGATGGAGAGGTCCTCGACGCGCGCCCCTTGCACCATCCGTCCGACCCTCAACCGGTCGATGTCGAGGAATCCATGGATCGTAATGCCGGCATCATCCAGCGCCCGGGCCAGTTTCCGGCCAAAGGGTCCGGCGCCGCAGATCCAGATCTTTTGATCGCCCAGGATCCGGCTGAGGTGATGCGCTTTGCAGCGGCGAAAAGCCTCGGCGGAGTAGTTATCATGGGTCCGGCTCAATCGGCCCGGAGAATCCCGCCAGGCATAAAGGACCTTTGGAATTTTGGCGAACCCTTTTCCTTGCAGATGAAGACGGAGCCAGAGGTCATAATCTTCGGGCCAACCCATATCACGGTAGCCGCCGGCTTCTTCGAAGGTCTCGCGGCGCATCGCGACGGTCGGATGGGGAATGGGGGATTCGATCCAGATGTCGCGGGCGATCTCTTCCGGTGTGATGACCGAGTTGATCCAGTTTTGATAACGGGAGAGGCCGGGGGCCGGTTCGGGGAAGATGGTGACGCCGGTGGCGATGACATCCCATTCGGGATGATTCAGCAGGGCCTGGATTTGTTCCTGAAAGCGATCCGGGTGGGAGGTGTCATCGGCGTCTTGACGGAAGAAGGTGCGGCCGCGCGCTTTCGATGCGGCGAAGTTGAGGGAGATGATCAATCCTTGAGGCGGTGTGTTGAAGGGGCGGATGCGGGGATCGCGATGAGACCAGTCGCGCAGGATCCGTCCGGTCGCGTCTTGGGAACCGTCATTCACAATGACGGCCTCCCACTCTTTAAATGACTGGGCCGCCAGAGAGGCGAGACACATCTCTATTGTCTCCGCCCCGTCTCTGACGGCCATGATCACGCTGATGGTTGGATCCACATCGTTTCCAGCCCGCCGCCTTCTAAGGCAGGACGGGTTTGTTAAGGGGTCATCCCCGATTTTAGGTGCATTAAAAAGAAATCGACCATCTTGCGATAGAGAATGAGACGGTTTTCCCGTTTCCCCACGCCGTGCCCTTCATCAGAGAAGATCAGGGTATCGACCGGGGCGCCGCGATCGGAGAGGGCCTTGGCAATCTGGCGCGCTTCACCCACCGGCACGCGCGGATCGTTCTCTCCGTGGATCACGAGCAAAGCCCCCTTGATCCGATCAACATGGGTCATCGGAGAGATTTCGTGCAAAAATTCCGGATCGCTGAGGGGCCCGTATTCGGCTTCACGGAGATGACGCCGGTAGTCGGCGGTGTTTTTCAAGAAGGTCTCGAAATCGGCGATGCCGACTTCGTCACAACCGGCGGCGAAAAGATCGGGGTAGGTTGTCAGCGCGGCCAATGTCATATACCCGCCGTAAGAGCCGCCTTTAACACCAAGCATCTCTGGTTTTGTATAACCATTATCGATGAGCCACTGCGCGCCGGCACCCATATCCTTAACCGAATCCATCCGTTTTTTGTAGTCATCCATCATGGAGAATTCTCTGCCGTAGCCTGAGGAGCCGCGGACATTCGGCGCGAGGAGGCCAAAACCGTGCTGCATGAGATAGGTGAAGTGGCGGTTGAAGTGGGGGCGGAATTGTCCTTCGGGGCCGCCGTGCATATCCATGATAAAGGGGATCGGTCCCCCTTTGTAGTGGGGCGGCAGATATAGAAAAGCCGGAATTTCCAAGCCGTCGAAGCTTTTATAATGTATGAGTTTCGGATCGGTGAAGACCGCCGGGTCGACACCGGCATAGGTTGAGAAGGTGACGCGCTTCAGCTCTCTCGTGTCCCAATTCCATCTCCAAACATCGGGTGATTGGGTCGGGCTGCTGAAGCCGAAGGTGATCTCATGCGTGTTGGAAAGGCTCACCGATGAAACGATGCCGTCCAACTCCGGCACGGGCATTTCCTTTCCCTTTTCAATGTCAAAGATCGAGAGGCGGCCGTATCCTTCTTCGTTATAGACGAGGGCGGTATAGCGGCGGTCGGGGGAGAGCTCACCCTCTTCCAGCTCCCAGGGAGAATCGCCCTTGAAGGGGAAGGTGATCTTTCGTGTTTCCAAATTCATCATCGCCGGTTTGAGAAGTCCCTGTGCGTTATCACTGGTGAGGATGAAGATCGACTGTTCATCGGCGGAGAAAACCCCGCCGACATAATACTTATCCCCCTCATGCTCGGTTAGATTTGTGACTTCTTTCGTCTCCAGATCGATAAGAAGAATATCGGTGTCTTGGCTGGAGCGATACTCAATCAACGTCAGCCGGCGCCCCGCTTTATCAAGATCACTGGCGATATTATAGCTGGGCGACTCATAAACGACCTGCGGCTCGCCATCAGGAAGGACCCGGCTATAAATGTAAAAGTCGCGTCCGTTCGCCTCGTTGCTCGGATAATAGATTGAACGACCGTCGCGCGCCCAGATCGGCTGGATGAAGCGGGTTTCAGGAGCGTCGGTGAGTTGCTTCAGCGCGCCGGTCTTGCCGTCCATCAGAAGGAGCTGGCTCTGTTCATTGCCGCCGACACTGGCGCCGATGATGACCCACCGGTCGTTGGGGGAGATGGTGTAGTAGTCGACGCCGTCGGGAAAGACGGTGAGCTGATAAGGCCATCCCCCGGGGAGCATCCGGAAGAGCTGATTGACCCCCGGCATGCCGGAGGTGAGATAGATCGTCTTCCCATCCGCCGATATCCTCGGATCACCCGACCACCCGATCTGCATGAAGGTGTCGATATCGGGCAGGGGCGCGATGAAGGCCTCCTCGATCGGGTCGGTCTCGTCACCTGTGGGAAGTCCCGCAGAGAGCTGGCCTGCGAGGCAGGGGGCCGCGGCGAGACTTCCGGCGAGGCATAGGATCGCCAGGGTCAAACCGGCGTGAGGGATCCGGTTTTGGTTCGATTTCATCATGAGGTCATTTCTCCTTCGTCGATTCGTCATATCCGAGCGCTGTTCGACTCACCGCCGCCGGCTTCGCCGCTCTTTCTATAGAGCGGATGTCCAGCTGACTCCGATCATCCGGCGTTGTCCTCTGTATACGTCCCTTTTCGAGGCTCTGTTTCCCAGGGTACGAAAGCCCACCGGCAGGTTCAACCGCTCTTGAGCGCATGGACCTTACAATTCCATGCCGGCCAAATGACGCCCCGGTCCCGGCGCAACTCCAATCGCAGCAGCGTGGACGGGGTTTCAGGAGGCACCGGGGAGTTGTCCGGCAAGGGGAAGTTACGGGGTTTTCGCGGATGACAGCGATGAGTCCATCCGATACGCTATTTATACACGGGGAGTTAGTTCAGTGGGCGCCTTGCGGTGACCCGCCGCATATCGTCGAGTGGAGATTCCCCGGCGATATCACGTCCCGAAACCAAACAACATGTCGTATTGATCAAGGGTTGTTGGGGTTGTAGTGGGAGTGAACATGAAATCGATGAAAATTCTATTGCCGCTATTGTTCATCATGGTTCTGTGGGTTACGGCTTGTGAGGATACGCAAAAGCCCGGTGATGATGACTGGGTTGAAGAAAAGCCTCCTATAACGCATGGCATTGTCTCCGATCCGGACTCGTTCACCGTGGAAGCATCCCCGCAGTACACGGTCTCGCGGGATGATCTGGATCTTAACGGCATTCAAATGGCGATGGTCGGACTCCTTCTACCGCACGGTGAAAATTCCTTTCCCGAGAATCGCGTCTCAAGAGAATTCGTCATCACACCCGGAGATTCGATTTCGGTGACTGTCTCTGATTGCCCGCCCGGTGTTCCATGGGTGCACTTCATTGATGGGGATGACCTGGTGCTATCGCGGGAAGATTCAACCAATACCGGCCCCGGCACATGCAATCGCATCTTCGTCTTCACCGCGACGGAGAGGGATAAGGGTTATTTCGCTCTGGTGGAGACTAATCCTGCTACCGGCGGCCAATGTATATCCTCAAGCTCACCGGCGTTGATGCTCTCTTATACGGCGGGACCGGTAGACAGTTTGTGGGTGGATCTCCAGCAGATCATTTGGGAATATACGGCGTCACCTCACAGTAATTTGCGCCTTAACCTTCAGGGGGTCACCAATGCCAGCCGGTTGAGGATTGAGACCTATGGTGACGGGGCGATCGGCTCTGAACCCATCCCTCTGAATCTCGACGGCAGTTTTCATGCGGAAATTGGAATCGCTTTCAGCCATTTGCCGCGGGTGCTATTGGAGACGTCCAGCATGCTCTGTGTCTATGGAGCGCCCGGATGTCCCGTTGTCATCGAGCTGGAATAGTTTTATCGCCGCCGACGGGAAATCTTGTGGCTTTCCCGGGGCTTGTTGGCGTCGGCGAGCGGGTGATTTTAGGCGCTGATGTTCGCTTGAATTCGAGACCCCACCGATTTTGACCTTGCACGATCAATAAATCGAGCTCGGCACCGGCATGGGTCGCCCAGTAATAACATTGTTCGCGTCGTGCATTCACTTGCCTGATCACAGCGCTCATCGCAAACCACTCCCATGACGCCCCTGGTTTTGGGTGGCCTTCGAGAGAATGAGGAAGCTTGCCGGGCGCCGAGGGCGATCCGCAAGCACGCGCAACACGGGAAAGAGATCCGGGACGCGCTGGATCTCATCGATCACCACGAGGCCTCGCAGGTCCTTGAGTGCCAGCATAGGTTCCGAGAGGCGTGAAAGATCGTCAGGATTTTCGAGATCGAAGACGGCGGTCGGACCGTAGTGCCGTTCGACGATCTGTCTGGCCAGCGTCGTCTTGCCAACCTGCCGGGCGCCGATAATGCCGACGACCCGATGCTCGCGCAGCAGTTGGCGGATACGTTTGATCTGTTGGGGGCGAGTCTTCGTGATTGCCGGGGTACCTTGAAATCTCGTCGGTATCCATCGAAATTTCAAGGTTCAACCGATGCCTCCGGGAACAAGACCCGGCTCTGGGCTGAGGAGTAGGGCGCGACGACCATCGTTTATTCATGAATGAATGTAAAGCGACCGCCCCCGATCCTGCAGAGGCGGTCGCTTCAGATACCGCGCAGATTATTATCTTGCCAATATCATCCGCTGCGTTTCGCTTCTCCCGTTCCATTGCAGGCGATAGAAATAGACACCAGGCGCCACGGGGACGCCGGAATTGTCGGCGCCGTTCCAGGCGATGCAATAACTCCCCTCCGGCTTGTACGAATCAATTAATGTGCGAACCAGCCTTCCGGCGGGATTGTAGATGCGCAATTCGAGCGGCGCGCCGCTCACGCTCGCGGGGACGCGGAAGGAGATACTGGTGCTGAAGACAAATGGATTCGGGGCGTTGCCGGCAAGGAGCCCGACCGGAGTTGTCCCGATTTGATTTTCAGCGTGGGACGTGTCATAGGTTCGTGCGGCGCGAAAACCAAGAAGAAAAGAGCTGGTATTGGGATTCTGGTTGGTGGGTCGCAAGGCGTTCGGCATGTAGGAACTACTGTGGTCCCAACACCCTCCATGAATAACCCGGTAGGTACCGCTGCCGGGGCCTGCCGGATCAATCGCGGGAGCGGTCCCAAGTTCGCACACATGCCAATCGTTGCACCACTCGAAAATATTTCCAGCCATCTCCGTGAGACCCAGCGCTTGGGGCGCGCCCGGGTAAGTTTCCGCCGGGGCGGTCCAGTGAACGCAGTTGCGCGAATTGGCCAGGCTGCAGGTCGGCGCTTGATTCCCCCAAGGATAGATGCGCTCATCGTCATATTGCGCCGCATACTCCCACTCGGCATCCGTCGGCAGTCGGTATCCCTCGGCGCCGTAGGGATCGCCTCCATGGCACGCCCAATTGCCGTTGTGATCGTAAGCCCGCGTCAATCCGTCCTGAAGGCTGAGCCAATCGCAGTAGCGCGCCGCTCCGTACCAGGTCACCATTAAGGCGGGATGGCTCGCCGGATTATATCCGCTTGGGTAGGCGGTCTGCGCCTGGGTAGACGGCGACTGCCGGAGATAAAATATCCCGGCGCCGTTAAACTGAATCTCACAAAAGTCATTATTCATTTGAAGAAGCACCAGCGTGCTTCCATCGAGATTGTCCCACACCGTCGCCGTCGAAGCCGTCACATAGCCGCTGTTATACGCCCATTGGAGCGCTTCCATAAATTCCTGGTTTGTCACCTCGTGGCGGCAGATGTCGAAATCGCGGGTGAGAGTTACCGTGCGCTGATTAATGCCGCACGTTGATGTACCGTCGCCCATGATAAAAACCCCGGCGGGAACCGTGACCATCTCCGGCGCAGCTTCGGCCGGATTGGGAACGGCGAAGGTCACGATGAGGAGCACAAGGAGACCAGAAATTCGATGCTGCATAGCTATTATCCTCTCTCATACTTCAGATTAACGGGGATAGCAGGACACCGGGTTTGTCCTGTCGTTTAATTGATCAGCCGAAGGATAGCAGAGTTATGCCATTGAATCAAGATGACACAGAACGAAGAACTCGAAAGCCACCCCTCCCATTTAATCCGTCCGCATTGAGTGACTAGCGGTGAGAGAATGTCTCGATCACATAATCGGAGCCGACTATTTTGGGCGGGATGAGATTTGTAAAAGGGACAACCATCCCCATTCTAGAGGGGCGCGTCTCCGAAATCCTTCACGTGGCATTTATTGCACAATGAACGCTGGTTGGGGCTGGTATAGGGATCCTCAATAGGGTATGAACCGGAGGCCACGCCGTCATCTGAGAGATAGGTAATAGAGAAATCCCAACGGCCCGCGTCAGGAGCGGAGCTGGCATGGGCCCGATGACAGGTCAGGCACATGACCTGGCTTGTAGCGGTCGGGCCATCATCGCTATTGATCGTCATATTCTGATCTTCAAAGGGTACAAGTGCGAGATAGGCGGTGCGCCGTGTATTCGATTCATATCCGTGATAGATCGACGCCCCGGAGGCATCGGGGGCGGGAACTTGATAGGCAAAGAGCTCGTGTTGCGCCACGCCTCCATCCCCATAGAGCATCCTGAAATTTCGATTACCGTGGGGATCATAGCAACTTGTACAACTGAATTGGTCGGATGGGAAGGATCCGCCCGGAGAGGTTTCCAGCACATCATCCGGACCGACATTTCGTGACGGAACGATAACATTATGTCCGGCGCCGATCATCCGTCCCGGATTGAGGGGATTGCTGCTGAAATTGTGACTGATGAGATCGTCATGGCAGATCAAGCAGACATCACTGGGGTTAGAATGTACAAGTAAAAAAGCAATCCCGTTAGGATGTTCCGAGTCGGCCGGCGACCCATCCTGGCTATTGTGCATCGTATGGCAGAAATCGCAAGCCGCCACACCCCCGCGGTGCAGACCCCGAAGTGACATCGGATGAGTTGCATGGCAATAAAAACAGTTATTCTGTGCTTGTGCGCCGAGCGTTGAGATGACGAACAGAAAAAGAAACGCGGCCAAACGTTTTGACACGACCAGAACCTCCCACCCAAAGATGATTAGCTTTGTAGCGTCAGATGAATGACATTCCAAAAACAATCGTATCAGAACCCCGGCCAATTCGTAATGGGATCTCTTCCCCGGTTGTGCCAGGGTCATGACCATCATAGGTACACTCATTTCGTCTCCATTCGTGCGTCATCACGCCAAGGAATAGTGGACCGGTGACTTTTACAAATCCGACACTCTCTGGGTGAGGCAGAAGGTCTGTGCGGCGAATCCCTGGGACATGACTCCTCGATTCCTCGTCCATGGTGGAGACATGGAAGGCGTTGAAAGATGGTTGCTCTTCGCCCCAGAGTTCTATATTATCCTTGTGGCCGGCCAATGAGGGGTCGGCCTGCGCCGAAGGAGCGTTGGAATATCTTATTAGCGGCTATCATCGATACCGCCGGAAGCAAGACCCTCCACAGTCCCTCCGGCGCGTCCTCGTCCGTCGCGGTGAATCTTTAGCGCGCGGAGATCCACGGCCTTCACCATGAGGGGGTGTCGCATGTCATCAAATCGGTCTGTCACTGTATCTCTCCTGTTGTTACTCCTCTTTGCCCAGGGCGCGGCGTGCTGGGCCTCCGAGGGCGTCTCGATTGAGACGGCCGCCGGGCCGGGAAGCTCTGTGGTCGTTCGCTCCGTGACCTGGTCGAATTCCCCGGCGCCCGATCCCGATCCCGTGCCGATGCCGGGTGCGGCGACGCCCGCGACCTTTCCCCGCGATGCCCGTTCCTATCTCTGGATCGATCAGAACCACCAGAATGCGATAGCGGAACGGGTGGCGATCACCGGAGACGGCGCGCACATCATCGCCGGGTGGTGGCTGAACAACATGCGGGTTTCGACTTACGACACCGAGGTCGACGCGCTCCCCGAGTGGTGGCGGCCCATGACCGTGCAGTTCCAGATCGACGTGGACGCCGATCAAACCGGCGCCATGCTCACGGCCACGGGACGGGGCGATTCGCTTTACACCTTCGATGCGGCCAGCCCGACACCGACTCACAGCGGGAGCTTTCCGGCGCCGCAGGTCGGGTATCGCTGCGCGGTGTCGAGTTCCGGCAACACTTACATGGGGGCGAGCGGGAATCCCGACGGTACTTCAGGCGAGGTCTACGTCTGGGACGGCTCCGGGACGTTTCTCTTCAAGGCGCCGCTGACCGCCCCGCCCGAGGGAGTGGACGTGTCGGCCGACGGGCTCGTCGTCGCGGCCAATGTGCGCACCTACGTCAAGATTTGGGACGCGCTGACGGGCGCTCTTCGTGATTCGGTGGCGATTCCGGGTGAGACGCAGGTCCCGGCGGTTCTCTCCGGCGACGGGAGCATCCTCGTCACCAGCGGATTCAGCCACTTG
This window of the Candidatus Eisenbacteria bacterium genome carries:
- the tadA gene encoding Flp pilus assembly complex ATPase component TadA, coding for MSDTMPRGEELVAQGYLTRNQLETALNRSREAPHLSLEEISLQQGFISEGTFKEIISEPPGNLRPRLGTLLVQQELVTEGQLAKALAIQSRTGGLLGQILIRLGHLNEDQLVETLASQFALPFVPIGHLRPNRSLRRVLNSTYALRNGVVPIGLIGRRLTVALSDPTYRKPVEELASLTGYDIDIVLSTHAQVEQLRAYLYGDDEPDVASTGTESHSTTIPVTNSPVAKRAPKSQMSTDALLMAVFEKGVQENATTVHLDPSPRGPRLYFRVEGELQDYSAGELGTQIALSYRAIVHRLKTLAKLDLTERRRPQVGQIKLEQGKRDEARTVEFYLNVMPTREGEAITIRITECNEVRKSLDDLQFCSDVLPRLYDIVQAPHGIFLCTGPSSSGKSTTLWAAADFLNAKGRKVVAISTRPGPVISNILRVPMPQEGSPDFPILLEHVDKLDPDVILIDEIQSSDTAEWVVEWARSGRKVLASLRSMGSRAAMGTFNRLAGDELGLGEHLSGLVGQRLLRAVCPDCSKEYSPDQKIIARLGDLLPAEAQWRSGEGCAQCGFTGIRGRIPVVEMWIPGPTRNVTPWFQESQDEAGSGGWSYTLGGAPRPIIEAITQVVDAIGAAARGKITLEEVVRSFDFWELGATSTLMPSGRAALQSGEPGGRAAA
- the amrB gene encoding AmmeMemoRadiSam system protein B, whose product is MGGSDKDPEIPYPHESQVVRASAIAGRWYSAHPPALQREIQELLDSVKDPVELQHLPAAIVTPHAGYQWSGPCAAHLYRSLQGPVADRIRRVILLAPSHHASVRGISTLPIDAYETPLGRVPIDRLMVAELLTRPGFKTVKGAHREEHADEIQLPFLQTVLRGRWKLVDLVVQGTDPADWDGIAGSLLPWINNETLIIASTDFTHFGDRFGYTPFSDEIPENLKKLDMGAVAQALKIDPAGWTRYYRNTGITVCGYEPVGIVLTLVKRLADAQTPPLNFEGQLLNYTRSGDINGDFSSSVSYAAILFQQAGSDAAPDGNTLEKDITDEIPTDENPEKKLSKEEQAYLLNLARQTLEETFALGRSKSKPLPNEFTGGPLEEERGVFVTLQLRNRLRGCIGSIAGHEPLAEGVAHQAIQSAFHDPRFSPLTKDELPHVRIEISVLTPMKPVADIKEIVIGRDGILLEQGPYRAVFLPQVATEQGWDLHTTLTHLSQKAGLRERAWKEPETIFYTFQAQLFEESD
- a CDS encoding calcium/sodium antiporter, with the protein product MEEALNHFIGQLHWSLLGLWIAVALSLLGKGADWLVVEAVTLSERSGIPKIVIGATIVSIGTTAPEVAVSVLAAIQGNPGLALGNAVGSIICDTGLILGLAAIIAPLTLDRRIVNRQGWIQLGAGLLLVLACIPIFSSKLNPRGIFVAGGNLPQFMGFVFLALLAAYMWLSVRWSRQAGAVNLEAFEEAGAQKSNLLIVLKLIGAIILVVGSARLLIPGVTEAALRLHVPDSVIAATLVAFGTSLPELVTAVTAARKGHGELAIGNIVGADILNVLFVAGAAAAVTGGGLQAGPHFFRLLFPAMLGVLIVFRVGVMASGDQMKRGFGIVLLAVYALVTILSYVFPEFQIPAH
- a CDS encoding glycosyltransferase yields the protein MDPTISVIMAVRDGAETIEMCLASLAAQSFKEWEAVIVNDGSQDATGRILRDWSHRDPRIRPFNTPPQGLIISLNFAASKARGRTFFRQDADDTSHPDRFQEQIQALLNHPEWDVIATGVTIFPEPAPGLSRYQNWINSVITPEEIARDIWIESPIPHPTVAMRRETFEEAGGYRDMGWPEDYDLWLRLHLQGKGFAKIPKVLYAWRDSPGRLSRTHDNYSAEAFRRCKAHHLSRILGDQKIWICGAGPFGRKLARALDDAGITIHGFLDIDRLRVGRMVQGARVEDLSILKGGPVAHQKLLVCVGVHGARDLIRRQLTEWNYRETTDYLIVS
- a CDS encoding S9 family peptidase encodes the protein MMKSNQNRIPHAGLTLAILCLAGSLAAAPCLAGQLSAGLPTGDETDPIEEAFIAPLPDIDTFMQIGWSGDPRISADGKTIYLTSGMPGVNQLFRMLPGGWPYQLTVFPDGVDYYTISPNDRWVIIGASVGGNEQSQLLLMDGKTGALKQLTDAPETRFIQPIWARDGRSIYYPSNEANGRDFYIYSRVLPDGEPQVVYESPSYNIASDLDKAGRRLTLIEYRSSQDTDILLIDLETKEVTNLTEHEGDKYYVGGVFSADEQSIFILTSDNAQGLLKPAMMNLETRKITFPFKGDSPWELEEGELSPDRRYTALVYNEEGYGRLSIFDIEKGKEMPVPELDGIVSSVSLSNTHEITFGFSSPTQSPDVWRWNWDTRELKRVTFSTYAGVDPAVFTDPKLIHYKSFDGLEIPAFLYLPPHYKGGPIPFIMDMHGGPEGQFRPHFNRHFTYLMQHGFGLLAPNVRGSSGYGREFSMMDDYKKRMDSVKDMGAGAQWLIDNGYTKPEMLGVKGGSYGGYMTLAALTTYPDLFAAGCDEVGIADFETFLKNTADYRRHLREAEYGPLSDPEFLHEISPMTHVDRIKGALLVIHGENDPRVPVGEARQIAKALSDRGAPVDTLIFSDEGHGVGKRENRLILYRKMVDFFLMHLKSGMTP
- a CDS encoding AAA family ATPase; amino-acid sequence: MTKTRPQQIKRIRQLLREHRVVGIIGARQVGKTTLARQIVERHYGPTAVFDLENPDDLSRLSEPMLALKDLRGLVVIDEIQRVPDLFPVLRVLADRPRRPASFLILSKATQNQGRHGSGLR